The window TAGTACGGTCAATAACGAATAAAATATCCGGGTTTGTTTCTAAAATATATTCATAGGATACTTGTTGTCCATGCGTAGATGCTTCAATATTTTCATCAGCTGCTTTAAAGCCAAACACATCATGTACAATACCAAAACGAGAACCTTTACCGTAAGCAGAAATAGCGCCTTCGTTTACTAATGTTACCAATGCTTTTTGATTTAATGCAGAGGCTTTTTCTTTTGTTTCGTTAATACGTGTTTCTAAAGCAGTTATCTCTTTGTCTGCTTTTTCTTCTTCACCAAAAATATTTGCTAGAGCATTAATATTATTCTTAGTTGATTCCCAAATATTAGAAGCATCTACTCCTAAATAAATCGTTGGCGCAATTTTCTCTAATTCTTCACGAAAATCTTCTTGGCGTCCTGAGATGATGATTAAATCAGGTTGGATAGCGTTGATTTTTTCCATATCTGGCTCTTTAATACCACCTGCAGAGTCTACGTTTGAAAAATCATCTTTTAAATATTCAGGTAAGCTTTGGTTTGGAACAGCTACTACTTTATCGCTTTTCCCTAATGCGTTGATCGTATCTAATGATCCCATATCAAATACAACCACTTTCTCTGGATTTTTATTGATTTCAACATCACCAAACTCAGTTTTTACCACAACTGTTGAAACTTCTTTATTTGATGATTCTGTTGGCGTAGACGTTTTGCCACAACCGGTAATTAAAAATAACCCCAATACTAATAAACTAAATAAAATTTTTCCTGTATTTTTCATTTTCTATATTCTCCCCTTAAAATAAGTGATTATTCGTTAAAATATAAACAGAAACGCTTACCCTCTAGTTCACAAACTCTAATATTCATATTGTATAGATCATCTAACACTTCTTTTTGGATGACTTTTTCTGTTGTATCGTGCAAATAGATACGGCCATCCTTCATTGCGATAATCTCATCAGCGTAACTTGCTGCAAAATTGATATCATGTAATACCATAATCACTGTTTTACCATGATGATCAACCAAATCACGTAACACTTTCATCATCTGTACGGCATAATTCATATCTAAATTATTAAGTGGCTCATCTAGCAAAATATATTCTGTGTCTTGTGCAAATACCATTGCGATAAACGCTCGTTGTAATTGTCCGCCAGAAAGCGTGTCGATATAGCGATCAGCTAAATCTTCTAAACCTAATTGGACAATAGCTTTATCTATGAAGACTTGATCTTCCTCTGTTAGGCGACCTTTAGAATAAGGGAAACGACCAAACGCTACTAACTCCTTAACCGTCAACTTCAAATTAATCATATTTGATTGTCTTAAAATAGCAATTTTCTTAGCAAGGGCCGTTTGGTTCCAATCATTAATTTCTTGTTGATCGATTAATACTTCCCCAGTATCTTTTTCAATCAAACGACTCATCATAGACAAAACCGTACTCTTACCTGCACCATTAGGACCGATAAAGGCGGTGAATTTCCCTTTAGAAATTTCAACATCAACCGCTTTAACAACTTGCTTAGTTCCAAACATTTTAGATAATTGACGAACAAGCATCTCTAGACACCTACTTTCTTTCTCTTAATAATTTCCCAACAAAATACACACCGCCAGTAAATTCAATAACAACGCTAAGTGTGGTGTTCCATTTAAACACTTGTTCTACTAAGAACTGACCACCAATTAATAGTAAAATAGCTAATAAACTACTACCTATAAACAATATACGATGTTTATAGGTGTTAAATAACTGATAAGAAATATTGGCCACAATAAACCCTAAGAAGGTGATAGGCCCTACTAGAGCGGTTGAAACGGCCACTAATAAACTAATCACAAACAATAATTGCCATTGAAAACGTCCCACATTAATGCCTAAGTTAGTCGCCACATCTTTTCCTAAATGTAAAACATCCATTTTCTTTGCCGATAACCACAAATACCCAGCACCTATCATTAAGAAAACAAACGCTAGAGTAAGTAACGTTGTATTGACGTTTGCAAAACTTGCAAACAGCTTCCCTTGTAACTTATCAAACTCATTAGGATCTAGTAAGACTTGTAGAAACGTGCTGACGCTTCCAAAAAGCGTTCCTAGAATCATACCTACCATTAATAATAGATACAAGTTATTGCCTTGTTTTTTTAATAAGAAATAAAACATCGACGTGCTCAAAACAATCATTAGCGAAACATTAACAACAAACATCACTAATTGATTTTCTAAAAGCGATAGCTTTGCTTGTTCTCCCATAAAGAAAAATAAACCTGTATGAATTAACGTGTATAACGAGTCAAATCCTAAAATGCTAGGCGTAAGAAAATGATTGTTGGCTAACGTTTGAAAACTAATAGTAGCAAAACTGGTCGCAATACCTACAAAAATAAACGCCAGTAATTTTTTTCCTCTGAAATTAAGTGCAAAACTCCAGTTACCATATGTGTTATAGGTTAAGAATAACAGGCTCATTAAGACCACTGCACTTATTAGACTTAGCCAAATGATTCTTTCTTTGGTTTTAGGCATGTGATTTCGTCCCCCTAACAAGTAGTCCAATAAAGGCTAAACTACCAATGATACCGACAATTAAACTCACCGGTACTTCGTAGGGTGGGATAATTGTTCTCGAAAGAATATCACAACCAATCAAGAATAAACTACCACATAACGCAGTGGGCCAAAGTGTTTTTTTCATTTGATCCCCCGCATATAACGACACCAGATTAGGAATAACAATTCCTAAAAAAGGTAAATTTCCTACTGTTACTAGTAACACCGAGCTAGCCAAGGACACAATGATTAAACCACCCATTTGAATCATTGTATAATTCATCCCAACACTCGTCGCAATATCTTTCCCCATTCCAGCAAGCGTAAATTGATACGCATAAAGACTTGCTATAATTAGTAATGGCACAGATAAATAAATCAATTCGTAACCATTTCGAGTAATTGTTGAGAAATTACCTTGCAACCACGAAGACATATTTTGGATAATTTCTAGTTGATAGGCAAAAAAGGTCACAATAGAACCAATGATATTACCAAACATCATCCCTATCAAAGGAACCATGACATTACTTTTTTGTGGTAAACGATTGATCAATTGAACAAATACCATCGTACCGATGAAGGCGAAGATAAAAGCAACAAAAGATCGCATAATACTAGAACTATTAGGAAAAAAAATCATCGCGATTAGGATACCTAAGCGAGCACTATCTGCTGTGCCTGCAGTTGTCGGTGAAACAAATTTATTTTGTGTTAGATGTTGCATGATCAACCCACACACACTAGCCGTTGCCCCAGCTATAACTAAACTCACTGTTCTAGGGATTCGAGTACTCCATAATACTAATTTCTGTGTTTCAGACAGATTAAATATATCTGTAAGAGGAATACTTTGTACACCTATGAACAATGAAGTGATGACTAATAATAGAAAGAACAAAGGTAATAAATATCTTTTCAAAGACCTACCTCCTATTTCTAATTGAGAATGATTTTCACTCTCACTAATCATTTTAAATCAATATTTCACAAATTACAACCTAAAGTTCACTTCTTTGAGCATATCTCTTGCAATTTAATCCATCGTTAATATTATGTCGGTTTTTTAATAAAAAAACTCCCACAAATTCATTCGCAATCGTTGAACTCGTGGAAGTATATCTATTATTATGATTATTTTTAAAAAGTTTACTTCTTATCATCAAAAATAAATTGTTTTTCTAAATCTTCTTTGATTAAATTTGCCAGTAAGTCTCGGCCCTCAACTGTTGGATGAACACCATCATTTTCCAGATAAGCTAACTTATCTGCAATATAGCTATGCCAATCAATTACATGAACCTCTTGATGTTTATTTGCAAACGAATCGATCACACGGTTGACTTGATCTTGCCAATTAAGTGGCACATAAGTATTCATTAGGGCTAAATGAGCGCCTGTTGTGGTGATTTGTTGATATAAATTAGCCAAGTCTTTCTCTTCAAAAGGACCATTAGTTCCTAATGACACAAGAACTAGCGTCTCCTGATTAAATTTATTAGCATATTGTTTCTTTAAAAGATCAGGTAAATCGATAAATTGACGACCAACTTCCCCATCGACACTAGCTTGGGGTAGAATGGCTTCAATATTGCTTTTTGATCCCAATAGGACAGAATCACCAATCATATAGATATGTTTAATCGGAACTTTTTTTATTGTTGTTTCCTTTTCTGATGGTTTTTTATCAGTTTTTTTCGAGACGTTTTCTGTAGACAGTGTTGATGATCTATCCACCATTTGATTAAAGAATGTTACCGTAAAGACCATCCCTAGTATAGTTATACCAATCAGAATTAGTTCAATAATTTTTGTTTTACTTTCTTTAATGGCATGATTAACGGATTTAAACCAATTTCCGCTATATTTTCTAATAGGCGTTTCAATGTATTTATAAGACATCTCTGCCAAAACGAACATAAGGATTGTTTGGAAAAACATCAACGTCCAGTGATAAACACCTGCAATTTTCATTGGCGTTGTTAAGACAATAATCGGATAGTGCCATAAATATAGACTATACGATCTCATACCAATCCATCTTAATAATGAATGAGAAAAGAGGCGATTTAATGTTGTCGCTGGATGAATAACAACTGCTAGTATTAACGTACTTGCAAGTGTTATTAGTAAAAAGCCACCTTGATATAGAAACGGCTGATATTCATTTCCCATTAAAACAAAAATTCCTATGATGACTAACATCAATGTACCTACACCATCAAAAGATCGTGTCATCTTCTTTGGCATTGTCACTTTCAAACGATTATACGGATAAATAAAGGCTAATAAACTTCCCATTAATAACGTAAAAATTCTTGAATCTGTTCCGTAATAAGCTCTGTTAATATCACCAGGACTATACCAACACATCATGCTTATAACGGACAAAATGACCGCTAGTAACAAAATAAAAGCACGACTTTTTTTCTTTGTTGGAGAATTATTATCCCCTATAAATAATAGAGGTAATAATAAATAAAATTGGGCTTCCACAGCTAAAGACCAGAGATGCTTTAGTGGCGCTGGATTAGCAAAAGTATCTGCATACGGTACTTTTTTGACTATGTACCACCAGTTACTCACCCCAAAGATACCCGCTAAATCATCGGTTAATACCGATTGAATATTTGTGGGTGATTTCACGAATACAAATAGTGTCACCAATAACATTAATGCTACTACTGCTGGATACAATCGCTTGACTCGTTTTATCCAAAATTCTTTTAGAGACAAAATTTCTTTATGTGATAATTTATATAATAATTGTCCGGTAATTAAATAACCTGAGAGGACAAAAAACATATCGACTCCTATGAAGCCCCCTTTAAACAATGGCATTCTAAAATGATACCCTATCACTAGTAGGATAGCTAAGGCGCGCAGCCCATCTAAACTTTTTATATATGATTTTTTTTTCTTCATGATTCATTTCCCTTTCAGGTCATTTTCTAAAACGATCCTTTATCATTGTAATACAACCGTAACATTACTGCAATATATTATCTTTATTTTTACAAACAAATGACAAATATTATTTATTGAAACATTAAAAAAAGACCCTTAATAAAGGGTCTTTTACTCATTTTATTATGTTTGTTCAAGATATTGTTGCCACAAAGCATCAAAATCATCCATACTTTTTACGTAATTGGTATAATCTTCCAAATAAGAGCTAATTTGGTGATAATCTTCAGAAGTCTTTGAAAAATTAATATCATCATGGATAGATCCTGCTAGTACCACTGATGGCGTAAGATCATAAGGATTTTTAACAGTTTGAACAAATTGATAAAAACTTTTACTTCTCATGCCACGCATCCTTTACAAACGTTTCTCTAGGTTGACTTGAGGCTTTATAACGACTCGGATCCTTCTTATAAAAATCTTGATGATACTCTTCTGCTTCATAAAAAGGTGCGATAGGTTTGATCTCTGTCACAATAGGACGATCAAATCGGCCACTTGCTTGTAGCTTATCCTTACTTGTTTGAGCGATTAGTCGCTCTTCCTCGTTTTGATAAAAGATTACTGGACGATAACTTGATCCTCTATCTTGAAATTGACCGAATGCATCTGTCGGATCAGTTTGTAGCCAGTAAATTTCAACCAATTCTGCATAACTAATAATAGCAGGGTCATAAGTGATCTCTACAGCTTCTGTATGTCCA is drawn from Vagococcus xieshaowenii and contains these coding sequences:
- a CDS encoding siderophore ABC transporter substrate-binding protein; translated protein: MKNTGKILFSLLVLGLFLITGCGKTSTPTESSNKEVSTVVVKTEFGDVEINKNPEKVVVFDMGSLDTINALGKSDKVVAVPNQSLPEYLKDDFSNVDSAGGIKEPDMEKINAIQPDLIIISGRQEDFREELEKIAPTIYLGVDASNIWESTKNNINALANIFGEEEKADKEITALETRINETKEKASALNQKALVTLVNEGAISAYGKGSRFGIVHDVFGFKAADENIEASTHGQQVSYEYILETNPDILFVIDRTKVVGGDETNNNISKNELVAQTNAAKNDKIISLASDVWYLAGGGIESTGLMLDDVQAAFK
- a CDS encoding ABC transporter ATP-binding protein codes for the protein MLVRQLSKMFGTKQVVKAVDVEISKGKFTAFIGPNGAGKSTVLSMMSRLIEKDTGEVLIDQQEINDWNQTALAKKIAILRQSNMINLKLTVKELVAFGRFPYSKGRLTEEDQVFIDKAIVQLGLEDLADRYIDTLSGGQLQRAFIAMVFAQDTEYILLDEPLNNLDMNYAVQMMKVLRDLVDHHGKTVIMVLHDINFAASYADEIIAMKDGRIYLHDTTEKVIQKEVLDDLYNMNIRVCELEGKRFCLYFNE
- a CDS encoding iron chelate uptake ABC transporter family permease subunit, which translates into the protein MPKTKERIIWLSLISAVVLMSLLFLTYNTYGNWSFALNFRGKKLLAFIFVGIATSFATISFQTLANNHFLTPSILGFDSLYTLIHTGLFFFMGEQAKLSLLENQLVMFVVNVSLMIVLSTSMFYFLLKKQGNNLYLLLMVGMILGTLFGSVSTFLQVLLDPNEFDKLQGKLFASFANVNTTLLTLAFVFLMIGAGYLWLSAKKMDVLHLGKDVATNLGINVGRFQWQLLFVISLLVAVSTALVGPITFLGFIVANISYQLFNTYKHRILFIGSSLLAILLLIGGQFLVEQVFKWNTTLSVVIEFTGGVYFVGKLLRERK
- a CDS encoding ABC transporter permease, with product MKRYLLPLFFLLLVITSLFIGVQSIPLTDIFNLSETQKLVLWSTRIPRTVSLVIAGATASVCGLIMQHLTQNKFVSPTTAGTADSARLGILIAMIFFPNSSSIMRSFVAFIFAFIGTMVFVQLINRLPQKSNVMVPLIGMMFGNIIGSIVTFFAYQLEIIQNMSSWLQGNFSTITRNGYELIYLSVPLLIIASLYAYQFTLAGMGKDIATSVGMNYTMIQMGGLIIVSLASSVLLVTVGNLPFLGIVIPNLVSLYAGDQMKKTLWPTALCGSLFLIGCDILSRTIIPPYEVPVSLIVGIIGSLAFIGLLVRGTKSHA
- a CDS encoding acyltransferase family protein; protein product: MKKKKSYIKSLDGLRALAILLVIGYHFRMPLFKGGFIGVDMFFVLSGYLITGQLLYKLSHKEILSLKEFWIKRVKRLYPAVVALMLLVTLFVFVKSPTNIQSVLTDDLAGIFGVSNWWYIVKKVPYADTFANPAPLKHLWSLAVEAQFYLLLPLLFIGDNNSPTKKKSRAFILLLAVILSVISMMCWYSPGDINRAYYGTDSRIFTLLMGSLLAFIYPYNRLKVTMPKKMTRSFDGVGTLMLVIIGIFVLMGNEYQPFLYQGGFLLITLASTLILAVVIHPATTLNRLFSHSLLRWIGMRSYSLYLWHYPIIVLTTPMKIAGVYHWTLMFFQTILMFVLAEMSYKYIETPIRKYSGNWFKSVNHAIKESKTKIIELILIGITILGMVFTVTFFNQMVDRSSTLSTENVSKKTDKKPSEKETTIKKVPIKHIYMIGDSVLLGSKSNIEAILPQASVDGEVGRQFIDLPDLLKKQYANKFNQETLVLVSLGTNGPFEEKDLANLYQQITTTGAHLALMNTYVPLNWQDQVNRVIDSFANKHQEVHVIDWHSYIADKLAYLENDGVHPTVEGRDLLANLIKEDLEKQFIFDDKK
- a CDS encoding YozE family protein — encoded protein: MRSKSFYQFVQTVKNPYDLTPSVVLAGSIHDDINFSKTSEDYHQISSYLEDYTNYVKSMDDFDALWQQYLEQT
- the msrA gene encoding peptide-methionine (S)-S-oxide reductase MsrA: MTQAKAIFAGGCFWCMVHPFDQQPGIHSVISGYTDGHVENPTYEEVCSGETGHTEAVEITYDPAIISYAELVEIYWLQTDPTDAFGQFQDRGSSYRPVIFYQNEEERLIAQTSKDKLQASGRFDRPIVTEIKPIAPFYEAEEYHQDFYKKDPSRYKASSQPRETFVKDAWHEK